The segment AGGAAGCTGAAAGTCGATAATTCAAAATGAACTTGTTAAATCCCAAACGaacctttttcctcctctcgttacatcacagtgtgtttttgtcagataaTTATTCAGAGAAAACACGACCTGAAAAAATGGAGATTGTAAttgaataaaaactttaaattatgtgaaataaaataataactttagAATCTCTCTCGTCCACGTGGAGCTTTCACAGAAAAGATaaactttattctttttttcagatttgtttccTCACAACACCAACCAGGAAGACTACTCACTGTACATTCAATACATtaattttaatacattatttCTAAGCACATCCCTACAGTGCTACTATAAAtacacactttcttcttctatGGTACTTCAGATGCATTTGACAGGCTTATTAACTGAATCAGGTTATGATTAAGGCACTATTAACGTATGCACAGATATGAACAAACAGGAAACTTTGCAGACGATGTTGTACTCTTCATGcattattgcttattgatgaATAACTGGTTGCTGCATGTTGCtggttttctgtctgcaggtaaTATTCAGCGTAATCTATGAAGCATTTCACATCACAACgtgacattttaaaactctGCAGACGTGAGCGATGATGGTTTGCACGTGGAAGAACATTTTTAACCAAAGCTGTGATTCGGTTTCAAACTGGGAGAgacagttatttttattttgttattttgaacctttaaaatctttttttttttaaactgtcacatgtaaaatgaaatatgagcaattctttattcttttttacaAAGTCACGGATATACAGCCGAGACAGAATCAAGTCCCAACAAACTTTCAGGATTTAAACTTTCATATTTTAAggaaatttattttcaatatttccAGCACTGACTCTAATCTTCAGCATATGGAAGcacaggaaacaagaaaaatatgatgAACGTTCATATTTTGAGTCTGATTCCTTCTCGTTtggtttattactttattattagtGGAATTAGAGAAAAGTTTCATCATGACATGAGCAGAAGTTCTGAGTTTTTAATTTAGACGCACAGGTTGAACCGTCtaaaacataaatcataataacataaatagttttcctgtctgtgtttgatacATGCTGTTTAATGTAAATGAAGTATCCAGCTTCAGACTCAAGTTAGCAGTGCACGTCATGAGACAGGATGTGTGTTCGATAACAGGGAGACTTCATGGTCATAGTGATGATTTCAGATGGACTttaaagatgcacacacacacacacacacacacacacacacacacacagagtttaccGTAAACCCAGCAGCGTCGTCACCGTGTGGAAATGTTTCTGATGcatgacaaagaaacagaaaatgacacgtgtgtgaaacaaacacatgaagatcGAAACTGATCTggattaatttgatttattttatcaaaaatAGATCACCATTGAAGactgtcaaaagaaaaacatggcaacaagaagaagaagaagaagaagaagaagaactggaaatgaaaaaacaaactgaaagaaaaggaaaaatcaaaaaatgcatttttgcttCCACGTTGCAGgaaccactcacacacactattgCTTTTTGATTTTTGCATGAAATGAATCTGGTGACGAGTCTGAACTGAACACGTGACACGAGTGACCAGGCCGAGGGACTGATGAGACACGTGTCTTTGTCCTCAGAGTCACATGAGACTGGAAGCAAAGGGAgctaggctagcagtttccctttgcttccagtctttgtgctaagctaggctaaacagATCTTTGATGAACCCGATCTTCTCATCTGAATCTGGATTCAATTTATATGGATTAAACTTTAAtcattaacataaataaatcagaatctCGTTAAAACCTGAAACTCAGAAACTGTTTTAGGTGTCGCAGTTTTTAAGACTCATTCATTCGCTCTGCAGAACATTATTGCCCTTAGATCAACGTTGAACAGTCACACTCGTTCGTTCACACAAACTTCGGAACAgtttcacaaataaatgaaaaatgtgcaaagaaaatCGTGATGTCGCGGCCCGAGCTGTAATTAGACTGGACGACATCTGATATTTAATTCAAAGGCCAAGACTGGCTTCATAGATTCACCTcgaattaatgaatgaattaacgtggctttgtttacatttcctCTCCCTAAGTTAATAAATGGCAGTTTACAGAGCGTCTGGGTTTTTATGGACGGACACCGACGTCGTTAAAGCTTCTGTCGTAAATGAGCGGACACTGAGGTAGATGTTAGAACAGAGATACAGCATTtagatcaaaataaaaaacccaaacacaatCAGAAACATTCAAAATTATTCAAAGAAAATCAGATGTCAAATGTTTGCGATAAATGCATTtcaactgtctttttttctttttagatttctcACACAAACATTCTTATCGGGGAAGTTTCTCTCTGGTTTGTAAAGTGTTCTCCTCTGCAGCCGCTTTGTTTTtacaaaggcaaaaaaagaatgaataaaaaccaacagatgaattaaacacattagcaaaaatgttaaaaatctacaaaataaTTCCCGAGGTTAACCAATTCCTCTccatataaaacatatacagtatgatactttaaaaaatatagatttagAAACTCCCTCCACCTTCCAACACAATTATCTGAATGAACTTGAAATCGGTGAGctgtcgtcgtcgtcgttgtTCCCATGTTACAGAACTCTCCGTCTCTTCACATGCTCTACTTTCCAAGCATGCAATAATATGTTTTGGTTTGAATATGATATGCAACGTACAGACaagactttttatttctctacaACAAGAAGACCGATCTCCCAAAGAACATCTATTCATGAGTACATGGAGGACTCCGTCAGCCAGCAGACATGTCGGAAATATATACGTAGATGATTCAAGTAACGTTTGTCGTACCTCAGAGTCCGACTGTCGCCGCGCTCTGTGCAAAAGTCTGTCCTGTTGTAATGGAAAGGCGTCTCATAGCTCCGAGTCTTCCTatgagtgtcagtgtttgtgtccagaGTTTGTTTCACCTTCATCAggacggaggaagaggaggaggaggtggaggaggaggaggaggtggaggaggaggtggaggaggagatgtcGGAGTCTTTTGGTTTGACGAGGAAAGCAGGATGGAGGCTGATCGTTGTTCTcctggaaaacagaaagaaacgtgttttattataaaatattgagCTTGTTTTACAGAGTGCTTCCTGTGTTTAAACTTCATGAATCTGTGAATCTATAAGTGAATATTTGTCCTGAGTGTTTGTGTCAAAGACTGTGAACATCAGAACAGACTGTCCATCTATATattcctctttttcctttccCAGTCTcgcccacacaaacacactcacacactccatCGTTGTCACCACAGTCACATGCTGAGGAGGCAGAGCCAATGACAGCACCGACCAGCTGccgtcacttcctgtttactcCGTCTGTCGTGCACCGCGACCGAGCAGACCGTCTTTAGTTTGGAGCAATCGTCCTTTAAATGAGTCCGTCCGGCTTGTTACAGCagccatggtgtgtgtgtgtgcaggacggTGAAGGCTCCATTAATGCTCCATGCAGCTTGTTGTGACCTCCTAATGTTCAGAGTATGAAACACTTCATGTATCAGCTTCACTGTCTTCGCCTCATGCGACACCTTCCACCAACTGAAAACTGGTCCAGCAGGTTTTCTGTCACCttccagacaaacaaacacctgtGCAGGTATGAGAAGATGATGGACGACACAGTCTGAGTTATTCTTTAAGAGTTTATTGTACCCACACCTTAATCTGACCTGACCTGGAACTGGACCCGATCCTTTAACCAGACCCAAACTCGACCCAATCTTACTTTAAAGACTTCACCGTCATCAGACCTCTGCAATAATGGTTTAACAGTgaagacaacaactcccatgatcccacgCTACTTCATTcaggagagtgaagaggaccTGATCCTGAACGCGTCATGTCAgactctgtgctgtctgtgctcGGCTCTAATTCTAATGAATGTTAATCataaacatgtatttacatATTCCTGCTGTTAGCCTGCAGGCAGCTGTGACCTTCACAACGTCACGAGCACGATCAGCGAAAGAGACTGAAGGTCAGAAAAATCATGTGACGTCTAACTTCCAACCAGCAGGCGGCGCCGTCTCCTCGcagcagctctcctcctctgcatgaCAGGAAGCAATGCAAACCCCCCTACAGCCAATCAGGAGTCAGTATCctctgttgctatggtaacacAGTCATAAAACCAGATCTGTGCACAAAAAAACTGGGATTCAGCCATTTTCATCAGGCGGTGTGACAGGCAGAGTGGAGGTCATGTGGAGGTTGTGTGGAGGTTGTGTGGAGGTTGTGTGGATGTTGTGTGGACGTTGTGTGGATGTTGTGGTCCCGTCACTATGGCGACAAACAgctcagcagctgctgtcatgGAGATGTTGAACGTCGCTCGTGCCATCGTCCATCAGGCGCCACACACGCGTCTTTAAATACCGACGACCTTTGACCTGGACCAACGAGTCACGTGACGAACCTGCAGCTTCATCTCAGACTCACTGATGAAGATTTGGATGAATGATTGACAGCTCGTCATcgtcacagaaacaaacagctgatttctgATGAACTCTGAGTGAAGCTTCACGTTGAGTTTCTCCGTCTCCTCGTGACTGCAGCTCATCCACGGTTCATCCAACACGCAACAACATCAAACACTTCCAGGTCACGCTCACTGAGAGAAGAACTAACAAACGGAGCAGCTGAGTCCTGAACCGCCGCCGACCGCCATCGAACCGACACCAACCGCCATCGACCAGACACCGACCGCCATCGAACCGACACCGACCGCCATCGAACCGACACCGACCGCCATCGAACAGACACCGACCGCCATCGAACGCCTCTGGGCCTCCGTAGTTTTTGTCTTCATTAATATGAATTTACAGAGTGGACAAAATAATGGAAACACCTGCAGATTGATGAAACAGTTTTTTGACACCACAGAGACGGACAGTGATGAATGTGTGAATAAACACTGAGCGGCCTCTTTATTAGGCACACCTACAATCTAacaatacagtgtgtgtgtgtgtgtgtgtgtgtgtgtgtgtgtctgtgtttctatatttaatctggattaaatgattttttgatacttcaatgaatgaatgacaaaaataataataacacatttacGCACTGATTGCACAGTTCgtgtgatgtcatcctgcatcTTCAGCGTTACACTGATCCAAATCAAGTTCTGGTGTCTGATAACTGATTGTTATGAATCCAGACTGTAACAAAAATCTGCACTGTAAGGGTTAGACAGGGTGTCCACATACTTCTGgccaaataaaatacatatgaCAGGTGTGCAGAAGTCTGAATGTGTGGCTGAAAagctcctcgtcctcctcagaGGACATTCTGAAGAAACAGAGTTCTGATTCTGACCCGTCGgtctgatggagctgctgccaCCTGCAGGCTCACATCTGTACTGCAGCTGTgtgacaacacaacaacatgttttatgatgtCACATGTTGTCTTCTATTATTAAAACcattcaaatgaaacacacatgaagAGCATCGTGATCTGATCGATGGATTCTCAGAGTCAGACTGTCAGAGGCGTGACGGTGACTTCGTCATCACCATCCACAATCTTTAATGAGTTCAAACCATAAACAACAGTGTAGACGTCTTCAGCAGGCTCAGTCTGAGCTTCATCTCGTCTCGAGTCTTAAAGGTCGCCTCAGCCTCATGTTGGAGGTGTCAGAGTCAGATCAGAACACTTTGGTGTGAGTAAATGGGCTCAGCGTGGCGGTACCaacactgtgtttgttaaagGCCCAAACAGAGGTGccacatatatttatttacctgTCGGACAGGCCTCAGAGTGAGGGAGAGGTCAGTCAGGacgcatgttgttgtttgtaggACGTATGAGACACTTTGAAGACGAGTCCAATGTTGGTGAGTCTGATAAGTTCATCTGACCTGAACTGGACTTGTTGACGTCTCCATAACAACTTCATGACTGACTGCTCGTCAGTGTCGCCCTCTAGTGGCCAACGATCagttaatgcagctttaaagtccccacaaacaggaaggaagCGTTTGATTGGACAGATCTTAATGAATAAACTTGGACTCACCTCTCTGTGTGACCGTCGCTCCGGTGTTACGGATCAGCTGGTCGCCTGTCTGTGTTAAACTCCATCATGGCCTCCATCCATCGATCCATCAGCTGATAATCCAACAGGACGGCGATCATGTGACCTTCACGGTCAAAACGTTCCTTTGTTTCCATCAACGTTCGTCCGTGAAGTCCAGGTGAGTTAAGGTGCTTTGATGACAGGAAGTGAGCTGTTCCTGCTGAGCAGGTTTCATCTGATCGATCACTTTGATTATTGATATCAGGAAGGTCAGCTGATCACTCAAACATCAGTCAGTCTTTGTATGGAAGCCTAAAGGGGccaaaaatcattttctatCTTGGATCAtgtgactgacaggaagtggcCTGATTGGAGGATCGTTATTATTTCTTATCGTCCATTTTCTCGACCTTTGAAAACAGCCGTTGGAGCTTTCAGTCACATTACATGATCTTCATCAACACGTTGTTTAGAGCTGAATTTCAGCAATTTTAGACAGACataatttttaaaatttatatttgactcttaaatatttttaaatctgtgaaacctttaaaaaataaattcagagttaaactaaattaataattaactttaaagtctttgacattttgaacTATTTTAGATTCTGGCCCTTTTTTTGCTTCCATACGTGTCTGGACAGTTTCTCAGTGGCTAAATGtaatttcatctttttaattgtgatattttatgtcatttaaattaGTTCCAGTGAGCTTTGCTGTCGTTTTTCATCAGATAATTTAAAGAAGAATCAGCTGATTTATTGCTTCATTTCTCGAGCTCTCTGGTTTCAGTCGGCCTCAGTCGAGCTCTGAAGTCtaaattatttcatatttaacaaaCTACAGAATGTTTGGAttcattttttggattttttacagtgttgaaTCCTGATTTTCCGTCTCTGTTTGTAAAATAACATTGACTGGTTGGATTCTGTGAAGACTGACAACAACATGGAGGCTTCCACAACATGGTGGTTTTCTGGCCTCGTCTCTTCGGCTTCAGCATCCTTTCATTCCTGTGGCAGAGATGCAGAAAAGTCTGGAAGGTTGCTATAGAAACTGCATCAGCTGCAGAGATGCAGGGCCGGGGCTCGTCCACACGGTGGCGCTCTtggtttgattaaaaaaaccaacaaaccagCAGCTCAGTGAGTCTGTCAGGCAAATGTGACGATCACCAGCTCCAcccaacaggtgtgtgtgtgtgtgtgtgtgtgtgtgtgtgtgtgtgtgtgttggtcctGTGTCTACTctcagaaaacaaatgtaaacttTAAACCTGAATTTTGTGGCAATAATAAATTACTAAGAgcaacattaataataataataataataataataaagtgctACAACTGGCTGAAGGCTGTTCGTCCGTCGTCCCCGTGACGCATGGCGCATGAAGACAGTTCGTGGAGGTGGAggctcctccatcagctgttgGTGGTCTGAATGAAACCAGCGCGCGCACTGGAAGACGCGCCGCTCGTGCGTCATTTTGCGGGGTTCCGATTCAAACGTCGGTGAGCCTCCCGGTGTAGGCCGGGACCGGCGCTTTGTGCGGGCTGTAGTTGGTGTACTTGATGGAGTCCGCGTCGTCGCTGTCCAGGTAGTCGGACTTGCACAGGGACGGTTTGCTGTCGCTCTTCTTGAACTCCCCGAACTGCGGCTGCTGGCCGCACGTCACGTGCGTGTACTGGAGCTGCTCCTCGTGCTCCGTCTCCCGGTGGTAGAAGTAGTTGAAGTTGGACACGATGACCGGCACCGGGAGCGCGATGGTCAGCACGCCGGCGATGGCGCACAGGGAGCCCACGATCTTCCCGCCGATGGTGACCGGACACATGTCCCCGTAGCCCACCGTGGTCATGGACACCACCGCCCACCAGAACGCGTCCGGGATGCTGCTGAAACCCGAGTCCGGGTCGTCGGTCTCCGCGAAGTAGACCGCACTGGAGAAGAGGATGACCccgatgaagaggaagaagatgagcaGGCCCAGCTCCCGCATGCTGGCCTGCAGGGTCTTCCCGAGGATCTGGAGCCCCTTGGAGTGTCTGGACAGCTTGAAGATCCGGAAGACCCGGACCAGGCGGATGACCCTGAGGATGGCCAGGGACATGGCCTGCTGTCCGTTCCCCTGGTGCTCCGCCAGCTCCAGACCGAGCGTGATGAAGTACGGCATGATGGCCACGATGTCGATTGTGTTCATGATGTTCTTGAAGAAGGCGGGTTTGCTGGGACACGCGAGGAACCGGACCAGCAGCTCGAAGGAGAACCAGATGATGCACAGAGTCTCCACGATGAAGAACGGGTCCGTGAACGGGTTCGGCTTTACGCGCGCGGTAACGTTCCCGCGCTCCGGCAGCTCTCCAAACAGACCTTTGGCCTCCTCTCGGAACTCGGGCAAAGTCTCCAAGCAGAAGATCACGATGGAGATGAGGATGACGAGCACGGACACGATGGCGATGCCCCGGGCGGGTCCAGAGCTCTCCGGGTACTCGAACAGGAGCCAGACCTGGCGCTGGAACTCGTGCTCGGGCAGCGGGCGCTCTTCCTCCTTGATGAAACCCTCATCCTCCTTAAAATTCTCGATCAGCTCCTCCCCCAGTTCGTAAAATTTTATCTCCTCCAAGAAAATGTCCACGGGCACGTTGACGGGTCTCCGGAGCCTCCCCCCGGACTGGTAGTAGTAGAGGATGGCGTCGAAGCTGGGTCTGTTCCTGTCGAAGAAGTACTCGTTCCTCAGCGGGTCGAAGAAGCGCATCCTCTTGCGCGGGTCCCCCAGCAGAGTGGACGGGAACTGGGCGAGCGTCTTCAGCTGCGTCTCGAAGCGCAGCCCGGAGATGTTGATGACCACCCGCTCGCAGCACTCCTGGTTCTCCACCCTCTCCGGGTCGTACACATCCTGGGCTGACAGCGCGGCCAGTGCCACAGTCTCATCCAGGTTCTCTCCGGGCACCACTGTCATCTTTCCCCCCCAAGACAAGGGCGACGCTTCCCGCACACCTCACGGTTCTCTCCGCTCCCCCCGCGCCGCCGCCGCCGTGCGTATTTTGGAAAGCAGCTCCGCtcctttgttttggttttttctCCTGTTGTGTCGCGTCACGTCTGAGCCGGGTGAGCTGACATGTTCGTGCCCCCCCCTGAccgccaccaccgccgccaccacGCTCACCTTTCCCCGTCCACGCTGCTGCTGGAGTCTGGACTCTCGGCTCGACTGTCACATTCACTGCATCTTAAGCAGGCTTTGCCCTCCCCGAGCTgacgtgtgtgtgcacgctctCTCACTGAAGGGGGgggaacaaaacacacacacacacacacacacacacacacacacacacacacacacacacacacacacaaacacacacacacacatatgctcatTATGAATCCGATCCAGATATtcaggaacaaaaacatgaaaccaaacCCTCTCCATGTTTCACACAAAGTGTCGCGCGTAATGAACCTGTTGTCTCTCCAGCGTGGCGCGGGCTCAAGGTTATCacatgatatgttgtttatggtGAAATATGATGAGTTATGAGCAGCTATGAGCAGATATGAGCAGCTATGAGCAGATATGAACATGCATTTATGAATCCAGACAGTTTCATGGCGAAAAACGCGAGAATGTGTCATGCAGAAAGACGCGATTCATGCAGAAATCTATCCATTCATGATGTGATGCTATGAATACCTGTGGCTCAGAGGTCTGTCCTCCTCCACGcactcatcctctcatccacaTGTGACACACATGAAGCAGAAAGAGGCTCTGCAATGTCACGCCGCAGCCGTTTTTCCAAGACGAAGCCCTGCTGACGTTCAGCCACGGAGCTGCTCCACACAAGTTGTGCACGACTTGTAAGATGTGTCATGTCTGCACGGCGCACgcaaacacaaagagagttTGTATGCTGCTGGTTTTACACTCTCAAAGAGTCTGGGTGGAAGGTGAACGCCGCTGTGCAACAAGtaaagagcaggaagaagaaaagaggaaagctGCGTgtggaaagaagaaggagagttTGTGCTGCAGCTCAGAGCGCTGACGTGCTTTCTTTAAATAGCTGCATTTCTCTCAGGGCCGCAGGAAAAGTTGCTTTTCCCATGGAATGACCCGAGGGAGCAGCAGGAAACATGCAGAGAGGAATCCAGAGAGATCAGGAGgaaacatgcagaaaacagCATGTGACGAACCTGAACCACCTGAACCTCAAGTCCAGCATGAACCTGGATCCTGACAACAGACTGTTTGCAAGTCTACAGCCAAAATTAGAATATACCAGAATATAATctcatatttaatattcaacTCCTTCATGTAAGCTTCATATCTACAGACGACatggtcacagagactacattcaggtcttagacagtctgcggggatgtcatggagactacgtccaggttttagacagtctgcggggacgtctcagagactacgtccaggttttgtaGATGTCCGTCCTCTGCTCCTTTaagctgtttgttatttttgggtttctcattatttctcagacatgaaatattaaattctGTTTTCTATAAATGAAATGATCCAAACATGAACCcggttctgtttctgtttgggTCGTTGGTACTGAGGACGTGTCGGTCATCTGTTGCATAGTTTCCTTTGATATGGATGACAGAGAGGATTATTATCCAATCAGAGAGCTCCGTGGGGGCAGACAAAGGACACGTTCAATGATGCAGCGTTGCAAACATCTCTTCTTCACACTGACTCACGCTGAAATCCTGAATTCAGCTGCCTGCAGACGACCTCATTTCCTGTGTGCGGTGAGCTCATcgcccgacacacacacacacacacacacacacacacacacacacacaccagttgcTGGCTGTGTCCACATGTTGCCTAAATGTCACTCTGGTTCTCTGGGGggtgaggtgtctgcacatagatgcatagtctcAGCATAGTCTTATATGAATGCTTTATTGTAGGATGCCTGTTTGGTCACGAACCAAGGCTATTGACCTAGGGGTCATATGACCCAGCCAGTCCGGAGCCCTGAAGAAAGACTTCTTTAAGACCACTCCTGGAGCCAGAGGCTATAGGGTTATTCTACAATACCTGTGTAGTCACAGGCTGATGTCCTGGGAAAGGACTGTTAATTATCCTTCTGTTTTTTGGTCCTAAGtaacttcattgtatgtttgCAGGGGGCTCTTGTTACTGCATGTCATGGGGAGGCACAAAATAACCTATATAAAGGCTCGTCCGGCATAGGtcgggagagtctctcatcattcggccaggagctctccaagtaacgtgTTACTTGTACggtactgaacttgttgtaataaacttgttatacaactaagacggtgtcggcggaacttctcttcaaacatcagcatcatcaccgaaaatacactacagGGGTTCTCGGGCAACTCGGCGTCTCAGGTCCAGAGTTTTGTTTCCTCCTGGACGGCGTTGCACGGCCTCATCAGTTTTACTTCAGGTTCTGCAGGGTTAGGGTTTGAAATCTCATTTCTGCAAAACTCCAACCAgctgaagtaaactgctgccaactgtagctgctgttagctcagtttgttagggCGCCGTGGAATGCTAACatggagtggagccagtgtcgtgctagaacaggagctggacgaGCAGGCAGTGTAAGGTGTGGCATCTGTCAGTAAAATcacttcctcccttccttcctcccttccttcctccctccttccttcctccctccctccttccttccttcctcccttccttccttccttcctccctcctcccttcctccctcccttccttccttccttcctccctccttcctcccttccttccttccttccttccttcctctgaaGGTGTTCAGGACAGAAGCAGCTGTCTCTCAGTCCTCTTACAGTGCTCACTGTCAGTGCACAGTCAGCTGTCACACTGTAATTTCCTCTAACTGGATTCATTTAATTACACAGGACGAGACGTTAAAGAGGAGCAGCTCcatgcagagaggagcagagaggagcagctccatgcagagaggagcagagaggagcagctcCATGGCTCCATGCAGAGAGGAGCAGCTCCATGCAGAGAGGAGCAGCTCCTGGATCAGTGTTCAGACGCCTGGCAGTCATGTCTGTCATGATGTTGTCATGTCGGCTGCTCACATTAAACAAAGTGACGAATAATGAAGTAACTGAAGATGCCAgtccgtcagcgtcctcttcgctctcttctcctctgccattgcACGACACCGGCcccattagctaacagcagctgcagttcacTTCACTGCAGCACCTTCTCCTTCACCCTGAGAACAGAAACCTCCTTTGTTGGTCTTTGacactttaatgttttcattgcCGTGCAGTTAATAATTACATAACGAGGCAGACACAGGTCTTTAATGTCAGGAGgtttttcaccaaacaaacagaaccatCTCTGAAACTAGAGCACGGAGACGTTGAAGTCAGACTCCTGCTGCAGATTCTAGTGTTTGGTTTGACAGAAAAGTCTTCCCGTGGATTCCCACGTGGCCGTCGTTCCCCGGAGATTCCCGTCAGCTCCCTGAAATATTAACCCAGATCCTGCTGATTCCCCTCCAGGAGCTGAAGCAGTCCGACCTTCAG is part of the Larimichthys crocea isolate SSNF chromosome XX, L_crocea_2.0, whole genome shotgun sequence genome and harbors:
- the LOC109140551 gene encoding shaker-related potassium channel tsha2, which codes for MTVVPGENLDETVALAALSAQDVYDPERVENQECCERVVINISGLRFETQLKTLAQFPSTLLGDPRKRMRFFDPLRNEYFFDRNRPSFDAILYYYQSGGRLRRPVNVPVDIFLEEIKFYELGEELIENFKEDEGFIKEEERPLPEHEFQRQVWLLFEYPESSGPARGIAIVSVLVILISIVIFCLETLPEFREEAKGLFGELPERGNVTARVKPNPFTDPFFIVETLCIIWFSFELLVRFLACPSKPAFFKNIMNTIDIVAIMPYFITLGLELAEHQGNGQQAMSLAILRVIRLVRVFRIFKLSRHSKGLQILGKTLQASMRELGLLIFFLFIGVILFSSAVYFAETDDPDSGFSSIPDAFWWAVVSMTTVGYGDMCPVTIGGKIVGSLCAIAGVLTIALPVPVIVSNFNYFYHRETEHEEQLQYTHVTCGQQPQFGEFKKSDSKPSLCKSDYLDSDDADSIKYTNYSPHKAPVPAYTGRLTDV